Part of the Calditerrivibrio sp. genome is shown below.
GCATTCTATGGCATGGGAGTAGACAACGCTCTTGTGGAAGTTTTTGGTACAGAGATCCCTATCCTTGATGGAAGCTCCTACCCCTTCGTAAAAATGATAAAAGAAGCAAGGATCAAACAGTTAAATAAAAAAAGGAAGTTTATCAAGCTACACAGAAAGATAGTTATAGAAAAGGATGGTAAGCTCATTGAGATGCTTCCGTCAAGATTCATGAAGATAACAACACAGATAGATTTTGATAACCCTTTCATTGGATATCAAAAAGTCTTTATCAACATTACCCCTGAGAGCTTTGAGCGGGATCTTGCTCCAGCAAGAACTTTCGGATTTAAAAAAGATGTTGAATACCTTTGGTCTTTAGGTCTTGCAAAAGGTGGTTCTTTAGATAACGCAGTAGTTATAGATAACGACAAAGTACTGAACCCGGATGGGCTTAGAATGCAGGATGAACTTGTCCGTCATAAGGCATTAGACCTTTTAGGTGATCTTTCACTGATTGGATACAGATTCTTTGGGCATGTGAGAGCTTATAAATCTGGTCATCTTATAAACAACATCTTTGCAAGATCCCTTCTGGTATCCACTGATCTATATTCCCTTATTGAACTCGACGAGGAGTTTTCACCAAAGGCCTACGAATCACCTATTGCTGAACCTGCTCTTGCTGTTATTTAGAGCTCTTGTAGAGAAACCTTTGTAACATTATAATTACAGTAATCGCCAAAA
Proteins encoded:
- the lpxC gene encoding UDP-3-O-acyl-N-acetylglucosamine deacetylase; translated protein: MKGYGAYQTTICSEISFSGIGLHSGKEITVKIYPAPADHGIQFKRGDVKNSDSVKLSPFSVYSTQLATSIKCGELPISTIEHISAAFYGMGVDNALVEVFGTEIPILDGSSYPFVKMIKEARIKQLNKKRKFIKLHRKIVIEKDGKLIEMLPSRFMKITTQIDFDNPFIGYQKVFINITPESFERDLAPARTFGFKKDVEYLWSLGLAKGGSLDNAVVIDNDKVLNPDGLRMQDELVRHKALDLLGDLSLIGYRFFGHVRAYKSGHLINNIFARSLLVSTDLYSLIELDEEFSPKAYESPIAEPALAVI